A single Micromonospora sp. CCTCC AA 2012012 DNA region contains:
- a CDS encoding replication-relaxation family protein: MRWLAEHYVLSTDQITTALFPSRRSARLRLAQLHQMEAVSRFVDVTTGSGQYLYTLGPLGAVVHPTQFNDPNQAGARAPRTSIDRTERIIGSRRLAHLLGTNQLFVDLIGYARADEHARLARWWSEQHTTAAFAAASYAAGSGTGVQPDGHGIWHAGGRTVGFFLEHDNGTEPLGTVLRKLRGYEQLARYGPRYPVLLRVPGRRREQHLLDALAGVPTAMPVATGLHGEHPAGPAWTLTTDPGLRRWLHELPSDHGPDNPATNPHRFTDTDPTDPEP, translated from the coding sequence TTGCGGTGGCTCGCCGAGCACTACGTGCTGTCCACCGACCAGATCACCACGGCGCTGTTCCCATCGCGTCGCTCGGCCCGGCTCCGACTCGCCCAGTTGCACCAGATGGAGGCGGTCAGCCGGTTCGTCGACGTCACCACCGGCAGCGGCCAGTACCTCTACACTCTCGGACCGCTCGGCGCCGTGGTCCACCCCACCCAGTTCAACGACCCGAACCAGGCCGGCGCCCGCGCCCCGCGGACCAGCATCGACCGCACCGAACGCATCATCGGCAGCCGCCGCCTGGCCCACCTGCTCGGCACCAACCAGCTGTTCGTCGACCTGATCGGCTACGCCCGCGCCGACGAGCACGCTCGTCTGGCGCGGTGGTGGTCCGAACAGCACACCACCGCCGCCTTCGCCGCCGCCTCCTACGCCGCCGGCAGCGGCACCGGTGTCCAGCCCGACGGACACGGCATCTGGCACGCCGGTGGGCGCACCGTCGGGTTCTTCCTCGAACACGACAACGGCACCGAACCCCTCGGCACCGTGCTGCGCAAGCTGCGCGGCTACGAGCAGCTCGCCCGCTACGGGCCGCGGTACCCGGTGCTGCTGCGCGTCCCCGGCCGCCGCCGCGAACAGCACCTCCTCGACGCCCTCGCCGGAGTGCCCACCGCCATGCCCGTCGCCACCGGCCTGCACGGCGAGCACCCCGCCGGGCCCGCCTGGACCCTCACCACCGATCCGGGCCTGCGCCGCTGGCTGCATGAACTGCCCTCAGATCACGGCCCGGACAACCCGGCCACCAACCCGCACCGCTTCACCGACACCGACCCCACCGACCCGGAGCCCTGA
- a CDS encoding GIY-YIG nuclease family protein: protein MNRKAASRRIEQLLRDHRGTPKEVLTDPDYPPHDPHNIPGVYFIVEYRDRLNGGTPDRVKIGQGNDPRLRLANLQTGNSAELHLAHVIYEPDRDRRHATETDLQHRFRHLRVGAGREWFLWTYELRDFVTTSCREQCWK, encoded by the coding sequence ATGAACAGAAAGGCCGCAAGCAGGAGGATTGAGCAACTGCTCCGCGATCATCGTGGTACCCCCAAGGAGGTCCTGACCGACCCCGACTACCCGCCCCACGACCCCCACAACATCCCTGGGGTCTATTTCATCGTTGAGTATCGCGACAGGCTCAACGGCGGGACACCCGACCGGGTCAAGATCGGTCAAGGCAACGACCCTCGTCTCAGACTCGCTAACCTCCAGACCGGCAACTCGGCCGAACTGCACTTGGCGCACGTCATCTACGAGCCCGACCGGGATCGGCGCCATGCGACTGAGACCGACCTGCAGCACCGCTTCCGTCACCTTCGCGTCGGGGCAGGCCGCGAGTGGTTCCTATGGACTTACGAGCTGAGGGACTTCGTCACCACTTCGTGCAGAGAGCAATGCTGGAAGTGA
- a CDS encoding PrgI family protein codes for MSRARRDEQAVTARMPADVDAPDKVLYGLTFRQLAILAVAAVVFYGGWKALHTVVPAPVLLGAAVVLGGLVFGLAVGRRDGLPMDMWLAAAVRHSRAPRALSTTDTTAKTPDWVQAPASKVMLPAPLKLPADAIDDHGEISLGGVKAAMVAATSVNLALRTADEQAALVDTFGRWLNSLSTPTQIVVSAQPVDLHSAARTLAQTADEMPHPALADAAADHARFLDDLAERRDPLRRQVLIVTRTTSGERSEHAARRRADQTVRSLAGLGVTTRALDGHATTAALAAAADPYRPPRPGGLAAPDTTITAPPARRPRTRRTS; via the coding sequence ATGAGCCGCGCCCGCCGCGACGAACAGGCCGTCACCGCCCGCATGCCCGCCGACGTGGACGCGCCGGACAAGGTGCTCTACGGGCTGACGTTCCGGCAACTGGCGATCTTGGCGGTGGCCGCCGTCGTCTTCTACGGCGGCTGGAAGGCCCTGCACACCGTGGTGCCCGCACCGGTGCTGCTCGGCGCGGCCGTCGTTCTCGGCGGCTTGGTGTTCGGCCTCGCTGTCGGCCGCCGCGACGGACTGCCCATGGACATGTGGCTGGCCGCCGCGGTGCGCCACTCCCGGGCGCCGCGCGCGTTGTCCACCACCGACACCACCGCGAAGACACCCGATTGGGTGCAGGCCCCGGCGTCGAAGGTGATGCTGCCGGCGCCGCTGAAACTGCCCGCCGACGCCATCGACGACCACGGGGAGATCAGCCTCGGCGGGGTGAAGGCGGCGATGGTCGCGGCAACCAGCGTCAACCTCGCTCTGCGCACCGCCGACGAGCAGGCCGCCCTGGTCGACACCTTCGGCCGGTGGCTCAACAGCCTGTCCACGCCGACGCAGATCGTGGTGTCGGCGCAGCCGGTCGACCTGCACTCCGCCGCCCGCACCCTCGCCCAAACGGCGGACGAGATGCCGCACCCGGCTCTCGCCGACGCGGCAGCCGACCACGCACGGTTCCTCGACGACCTCGCCGAACGGCGCGACCCGCTACGCCGGCAGGTCCTCATCGTCACCCGCACCACCAGCGGTGAACGGAGCGAGCACGCCGCCCGGCGCCGCGCCGACCAGACGGTCCGGTCGCTGGCCGGGCTGGGCGTCACCACCCGCGCCCTGGATGGCCATGCGACCACCGCCGCCCTAGCGGCCGCGGCGGACCCCTACCGGCCGCCCCGCCCCGGCGGCCTCGCCGCCCCCGACACCACCATCACCGCGCCTCCGGCGAGGAGGCCACGTACCAGGAGGACATCATGA
- a CDS encoding pilin yields MTTRALRLVARVAAPAAAAAVVTLAVPAVAYADPGGPVVLAANDLPTVIANLQTWVMGILAAVATLFLVLAGVYWATAGGDPAQVDKAKGALKNALIGYGLAVLAPILLEVVQGIVGG; encoded by the coding sequence ATGACGACCCGCGCGCTCCGCCTCGTCGCCCGGGTCGCCGCGCCTGCCGCGGCGGCAGCTGTGGTGACGCTGGCCGTGCCGGCCGTCGCTTACGCCGACCCCGGCGGCCCGGTCGTCCTGGCCGCCAACGACCTGCCCACCGTCATCGCCAACCTGCAGACCTGGGTGATGGGCATCCTGGCCGCCGTCGCCACCCTGTTCCTGGTCCTGGCCGGGGTGTACTGGGCCACCGCCGGCGGCGACCCGGCCCAGGTCGACAAGGCCAAGGGCGCACTGAAGAACGCCCTGATCGGCTACGGCCTGGCCGTGCTCGCGCCCATCCTGCTGGAGGTCGTCCAGGGAATCGTCGGAGGCTGA
- a CDS encoding TRM11 family SAM-dependent methyltransferase, translated as MGRHRAVPGPESLSVWATAQATGPVQRRGRYVRESVQHPARMLPAIAAHAVTAYTQPGDLVLDPMCGIGTTLVEAIHAGRDAIGVEYESRWSDIADANITHAHTQGATGRAGVIRGDATSILSLVPGALAGQVALVVTSPPYGPTVHGLVRPGADGVAKFDNAYNDGTDRGNLAYRDLTGLADGFAQILAGCHTLLKPGGVVVVTARPWRKHGELVDLPSAVIGAGIRAGLTPVDRCVALLAAVRDGGLVARPSFFQLQAVRKARAAGTPMHLIAHEDVLVFIKSQTDSDVGSPKDTLGGGVVA; from the coding sequence ATCGGACGTCATCGGGCTGTTCCCGGCCCGGAGAGCCTGTCGGTGTGGGCGACCGCGCAGGCCACTGGACCGGTCCAGCGCCGCGGTCGGTACGTCCGCGAGTCGGTGCAGCACCCGGCGCGGATGCTCCCGGCGATCGCGGCGCACGCCGTGACCGCCTACACCCAACCGGGGGACTTGGTGCTCGACCCGATGTGTGGGATCGGCACCACCCTGGTTGAGGCGATCCACGCCGGCCGCGACGCGATCGGGGTGGAGTACGAGTCCCGCTGGTCCGACATCGCCGACGCCAACATCACCCACGCCCACACCCAGGGCGCGACCGGCCGGGCCGGCGTCATCCGCGGCGACGCCACCAGCATCCTGTCGCTCGTACCCGGAGCCCTGGCCGGGCAGGTCGCCCTCGTGGTGACCTCGCCGCCGTACGGGCCGACCGTGCACGGCCTGGTCCGGCCCGGCGCGGACGGGGTGGCGAAGTTCGACAACGCCTACAACGACGGCACCGACCGCGGGAACCTTGCCTACCGCGACCTCACCGGACTCGCCGACGGGTTCGCTCAGATCCTCGCCGGTTGCCACACCCTCCTCAAGCCTGGTGGGGTCGTCGTGGTGACCGCCCGACCGTGGCGCAAGCACGGTGAACTGGTCGACCTGCCCAGCGCGGTCATCGGCGCCGGCATCCGGGCCGGCCTCACCCCGGTCGACCGGTGCGTGGCGCTGCTCGCCGCCGTCCGCGACGGCGGGCTCGTCGCCCGCCCGTCGTTCTTCCAACTCCAGGCCGTCCGTAAGGCACGGGCCGCCGGCACCCCCATGCACCTGATCGCCCACGAGGACGTCCTCGTGTTCATCAAGAGCCAGACCGATTCGGATGTAGGAAGCCCAAAGGACACCCTCGGGGGAGGGGTGGTCGCGTGA
- a CDS encoding DNA cytosine methyltransferase encodes MIDHQPPPRIGSLCTGYGGLDLAVELVLGGQLTWYAETDRHAATVCAHHWPNTPNLGDIRTVDWTRVAPVDVLTAGFPCQDISNAGKRAGITGAHSSLWSAVVDAVRVLRPPLVFVENVAALLRRGFDVVEADLAAIGYDTSWTCLRASDIGAAHRRDRLFLLAAPAGRVGGGADAADTVRP; translated from the coding sequence GTGATTGACCACCAACCCCCACCGCGCATCGGATCGCTGTGCACCGGCTACGGCGGCCTTGACCTGGCCGTCGAGCTGGTGCTCGGCGGCCAGCTCACCTGGTACGCCGAAACTGACCGGCACGCCGCCACCGTCTGCGCCCACCACTGGCCCAACACACCCAACCTCGGTGACATCCGCACCGTCGACTGGACCCGCGTCGCACCCGTCGACGTCCTCACCGCCGGGTTCCCCTGCCAGGACATCTCCAACGCCGGCAAGCGCGCCGGCATCACCGGAGCGCACTCCAGCCTGTGGAGTGCCGTCGTCGACGCCGTTCGCGTCCTTCGACCGCCGCTCGTGTTCGTGGAGAACGTCGCCGCGCTCCTACGGCGAGGGTTCGACGTCGTCGAAGCCGACCTGGCCGCGATCGGGTACGACACGAGCTGGACGTGCCTACGCGCGTCCGACATCGGCGCCGCCCACCGCCGCGACCGGCTGTTCCTGCTGGCCGCACCCGCCGGACGAGTGGGAGGAGGTGCGGACGCTGCCGACACCGTGCGCCCGTGA
- a CDS encoding Rossmann-fold NAD(P)-binding domain-containing protein, translated as MTSTSRPRIAVVGGSVTGPVTALLLLHAGFDDVTVYEAAPASAPLGGGLIGLEHPALDVLDRLDIPQHEFVAHDSEAIVQMTIRDRHPAETIRRTYPGRNTTWTLLHQALTCRLPAGVLHTGMKVTALAEHAGRPELWFRDGHTEAADLVVFADGRSSTGRRLLDPDRNLRYAGYVAHRGIANITPEPGLRDFLRLQPCPGVQFNLAPVPGGCDWTFYLNCTSTEYTQRFGADPTRRVFALPRHVSPAARTHVDTHADLLLPADHAAVVHATTTRMAVPVLDITPPQRMVWPVGAGHAVLLGDALAPVRPHTARGANNGIEQAAGLVAALTQHRKYAADITAALHGWQRRHLPAAVAAVHRGPAIGHQLGLGTQTAQ; from the coding sequence ATGACATCCACCAGCAGGCCCCGTATCGCGGTCGTCGGCGGCAGCGTCACCGGCCCCGTCACCGCGCTGCTGTTGCTGCACGCCGGATTCGACGACGTCACCGTCTACGAGGCGGCGCCGGCGTCCGCGCCCCTGGGCGGCGGCCTCATCGGCCTGGAACACCCCGCCCTCGACGTGCTCGACCGCCTCGACATCCCGCAACACGAGTTCGTCGCCCACGACTCCGAGGCCATCGTCCAGATGACCATCCGCGACCGCCACCCCGCCGAGACCATCCGACGCACCTACCCGGGCCGCAACACCACCTGGACGCTGCTGCACCAGGCGCTGACTTGCCGCCTCCCCGCCGGGGTCCTGCACACCGGAATGAAGGTCACCGCCCTGGCCGAACACGCCGGCCGGCCCGAGCTGTGGTTCCGCGACGGCCACACCGAGGCCGCCGACCTGGTCGTGTTCGCCGACGGCCGGTCCTCCACCGGCCGCCGGCTGCTCGATCCCGACCGGAACTTGCGGTACGCCGGCTACGTCGCCCACCGCGGCATCGCCAACATCACCCCCGAACCCGGGCTGCGGGACTTCCTGCGGCTGCAGCCCTGCCCCGGCGTGCAGTTCAACCTCGCCCCGGTACCCGGCGGCTGCGACTGGACCTTCTACCTCAACTGCACCAGCACCGAATACACGCAGCGGTTCGGCGCCGACCCCACCCGCCGGGTCTTCGCCCTACCCCGACACGTCAGCCCCGCCGCCCGCACCCACGTCGACACCCACGCCGACCTGCTGCTGCCGGCCGACCACGCCGCCGTCGTCCACGCCACCACCACCCGGATGGCGGTACCGGTCCTCGACATCACCCCACCGCAGCGCATGGTCTGGCCCGTCGGCGCAGGCCACGCCGTGCTGCTCGGCGACGCCCTCGCCCCCGTCCGCCCGCACACCGCCCGCGGCGCCAACAACGGCATCGAACAGGCCGCCGGCCTCGTCGCCGCCCTCACCCAGCACCGCAAGTACGCCGCCGACATCACCGCCGCCCTGCACGGCTGGCAACGCCGACACCTGCCCGCCGCCGTCGCCGCCGTGCACCGCGGGCCCGCCATCGGCCACCAGCTCGGCCTCGGCACCCAGACCGCCCAGTAA
- a CDS encoding helicase HerA domain-containing protein, with protein sequence MPAPSPSGPGAGLISPPGAPTRWVLHAAQWAVDRPWLLGVAAALLVVYVAGRNLLDGWRHRRHADGARLVTVAPPPEVDPHSAAALWANLHGTLTPSRRRRLLYGSPHVVWQYTWTGRQLLISIWVPGSVPAGAVEATVRAAWPGAACTTDGQAPPPIPLDVPAAVGGHLLPTAAEWLPFETDHDNDPLRALMSAGSQLKPDEYACVQVLARPATPRRAARARRAAGRLRDGKTAVPAINPAAPLLWLIEAFLPGRTATTRGGGQPAGRRDPGVERDVRAILDKTTHPLWTIGIRYAIAKNNHRGGSRPEARLRGVSDAVASSFAVYAGRNRLAHRARMAQPVAVLATRRLGAGFLASTPELAVLAALPRDLAVPGLDRARAKSMPAPVAVPTGGRGMKVLGDAEVGGHAVALSVADARYHMHVVGSTGSGKTTLLVNMAVEDIKAGRGTVVIDPHGDMVLDILDRLPASVAGRVVLFDPDQLNPPTLNPLSGSDPDLVVDNLVSIFGNIFAKAWGPRMDDVMRVACLTLLRHANVTLQHIPPLLNSAQFRSAMTVGLDDPAGLSGFWQWYDDLNPALRSQVIGPVLARLRAFLLRDFVKRTMRYPRSSFDMGKVLDGGALLVRIPKGQLGEDTSKLLGSLVLAQVWQAATARAAVPADRRRDATLIIDECQNFLTLANSLDSMLAEARKYRLSMVLAHQDLAQFPKDLLAAASANARNKLYFSVAPEDARVLARHTLPELDEHDLTHLDAYTAVGRLVVGGRQTPAFTLKTRPPKPVVGEATAIRQAAAQAVPAQDTSAIDDLVDRFSARPDDNRRSRGKSAPKANT encoded by the coding sequence ATGCCTGCGCCTAGCCCGTCCGGGCCGGGCGCCGGTCTGATCTCTCCGCCGGGCGCGCCCACGCGGTGGGTTCTGCACGCCGCGCAGTGGGCGGTAGACCGGCCGTGGCTGCTCGGCGTCGCCGCCGCCCTGCTCGTCGTCTACGTCGCCGGGCGCAACCTGCTCGACGGGTGGCGGCACCGCCGCCACGCCGACGGCGCCCGCCTCGTTACGGTCGCCCCGCCGCCGGAGGTCGACCCGCACAGCGCCGCAGCGCTGTGGGCGAACCTGCACGGCACGCTCACCCCGTCCCGCCGACGCCGGCTGCTGTACGGCAGCCCGCACGTGGTGTGGCAGTACACCTGGACCGGCCGGCAACTCCTCATTTCGATCTGGGTGCCCGGCAGCGTGCCGGCCGGGGCGGTCGAGGCCACCGTGCGGGCCGCGTGGCCAGGCGCCGCCTGCACCACCGACGGCCAGGCGCCACCGCCGATCCCGCTCGACGTGCCGGCCGCCGTCGGCGGGCACCTGCTGCCGACGGCCGCCGAGTGGCTGCCGTTCGAAACCGACCACGACAACGACCCGCTCCGAGCACTCATGTCGGCCGGGTCGCAGCTCAAGCCGGACGAGTACGCGTGCGTGCAGGTCCTCGCCCGCCCCGCCACCCCCCGCCGCGCCGCACGAGCCCGCCGCGCCGCCGGCCGGCTCCGAGACGGCAAGACCGCCGTACCGGCCATCAATCCCGCCGCCCCACTCCTGTGGCTCATCGAGGCGTTCCTACCTGGCCGCACCGCCACCACCCGCGGCGGCGGCCAGCCGGCCGGCCGCCGGGACCCCGGTGTGGAGCGCGACGTGCGGGCGATCCTCGACAAGACCACCCACCCGCTGTGGACGATCGGCATCCGCTACGCCATCGCGAAGAACAACCACCGCGGCGGCTCCCGGCCGGAGGCCAGGCTGCGCGGTGTCTCGGACGCGGTCGCCTCGTCGTTCGCCGTGTACGCCGGCCGCAACCGGCTCGCCCACCGGGCGCGGATGGCGCAACCGGTGGCCGTGCTGGCCACACGGCGGCTCGGAGCGGGGTTCCTGGCCTCCACGCCCGAGCTGGCCGTCCTCGCGGCGCTGCCCCGGGATCTGGCCGTACCGGGGCTGGACCGGGCGCGGGCGAAGTCCATGCCCGCCCCGGTGGCGGTGCCGACCGGCGGCCGCGGAATGAAGGTCCTCGGTGACGCCGAAGTCGGTGGGCACGCGGTGGCCCTGTCCGTCGCCGATGCGAGGTATCACATGCATGTGGTCGGATCGACGGGCTCCGGGAAGACGACCCTGCTGGTCAACATGGCCGTCGAGGACATCAAAGCCGGCCGGGGCACCGTGGTCATCGACCCGCACGGCGACATGGTCCTGGACATCCTCGACCGGCTCCCCGCCAGTGTCGCGGGTCGGGTGGTGCTGTTCGACCCCGACCAGCTCAACCCGCCCACCCTCAACCCGCTGTCCGGCAGCGACCCGGACCTGGTCGTGGACAACCTCGTGTCGATCTTCGGGAACATCTTCGCGAAGGCGTGGGGGCCGCGGATGGACGACGTCATGCGGGTGGCCTGCCTGACCCTGCTGCGGCACGCCAACGTCACCCTCCAGCACATCCCGCCCCTGCTCAACTCAGCGCAGTTCAGAAGCGCAATGACCGTCGGCCTGGACGACCCGGCCGGCCTGTCCGGGTTCTGGCAGTGGTACGACGACCTCAACCCGGCCCTGCGCTCCCAGGTCATCGGCCCGGTCCTGGCCCGCCTGCGGGCGTTCCTGCTGCGGGACTTCGTCAAGCGCACCATGCGCTACCCCCGGTCCAGCTTCGACATGGGCAAGGTCCTCGACGGCGGCGCGCTCCTCGTCAGAATTCCGAAAGGCCAGCTGGGTGAGGACACCAGCAAGCTGCTCGGCTCCCTCGTGCTGGCGCAGGTGTGGCAGGCCGCGACCGCCCGCGCGGCCGTGCCGGCGGACAGACGCCGCGACGCCACGTTGATCATCGACGAGTGCCAGAACTTCCTGACCCTCGCCAACAGCCTGGACTCGATGTTGGCGGAGGCGCGGAAGTACCGGCTGTCGATGGTCCTCGCCCACCAGGACCTCGCCCAGTTCCCGAAGGACCTCCTGGCAGCGGCGTCGGCGAACGCCCGCAACAAGCTGTACTTTTCCGTCGCCCCGGAGGACGCCCGCGTGCTGGCCCGGCACACCCTGCCCGAGCTCGATGAGCACGACCTGACGCACCTGGACGCCTACACCGCTGTCGGGCGGCTCGTCGTCGGTGGGCGGCAGACGCCGGCGTTCACCCTCAAGACCCGGCCGCCGAAGCCGGTCGTGGGCGAGGCGACGGCGATCCGTCAGGCCGCGGCGCAGGCGGTTCCGGCCCAGGACACCAGCGCGATCGACGACCTCGTCGACCGGTTCTCGGCCCGACCCGACGACAACCGCCGGTCCCGAGGCAAGAGCGCTCCGAAGGCGAACACCTGA
- a CDS encoding conjugal transfer protein TrbL family protein has protein sequence MAWALNQILDWFAGLLLDCLNGLITAVTHALLITPDVTSLPQVQALTGRSIWVVDTVFVLVFVAAGVLTMVAGGDERARYTAKDLLPRCVVGFVTAHFSQLIAGTLIEYANAFTAALTAQDFNGDGALDAVKTHLMAARDQTAGLLFVVCLAIIVFLLAATACSVIVRFAVALVLTAVAPIALACHALPQTDGVARLWWRSYVAMLAIPVVQAFVLFAGQWMLLDTSTMLPLLGLPVEPGGVLNLFVVMVLLWTTLKVPGLMRRYATSGAGGRGGNALGAVVRVVVVQQLTRGLRIPGLGAVRR, from the coding sequence ATGGCCTGGGCGCTCAACCAGATCCTCGACTGGTTCGCCGGCCTGCTGCTGGACTGTCTGAACGGGCTCATCACCGCGGTCACCCACGCGCTGCTGATCACCCCGGACGTCACCAGCCTGCCGCAGGTGCAGGCCCTGACCGGACGGTCGATCTGGGTCGTCGACACCGTCTTCGTCCTGGTGTTCGTCGCCGCCGGTGTCCTGACCATGGTCGCCGGCGGCGACGAACGCGCCCGCTACACCGCCAAGGATCTCCTGCCGCGGTGCGTCGTCGGGTTCGTCACCGCCCACTTCTCCCAACTGATCGCCGGCACGCTCATCGAGTACGCCAACGCGTTCACCGCTGCCCTGACCGCGCAGGACTTCAACGGCGACGGGGCCCTCGACGCCGTCAAGACCCACCTGATGGCCGCGCGTGACCAGACCGCCGGTCTGCTGTTCGTCGTCTGTCTGGCGATCATCGTGTTCCTACTCGCCGCCACCGCCTGCAGTGTGATCGTCCGCTTCGCGGTCGCGCTGGTGCTCACCGCGGTCGCGCCGATCGCGCTGGCCTGCCACGCGCTGCCGCAGACCGACGGCGTGGCCCGCCTGTGGTGGCGGTCGTACGTCGCCATGCTGGCGATCCCGGTGGTGCAGGCGTTCGTGCTGTTCGCCGGCCAGTGGATGCTGCTGGACACCAGCACCATGCTGCCGCTGCTCGGCCTGCCGGTCGAACCGGGTGGAGTGCTCAACCTGTTCGTCGTGATGGTCCTGCTGTGGACCACGCTCAAGGTGCCGGGTCTGATGCGCCGCTACGCCACCAGCGGCGCAGGCGGGCGTGGCGGCAACGCACTCGGCGCGGTCGTGCGGGTCGTCGTGGTGCAGCAACTCACCCGCGGGCTGCGCATCCCCGGCCTTGGGGCGGTGCGACGATGA
- a CDS encoding VirB4 family type IV secretion system protein, which yields MISVKRRRAPIDDSTSPPSAGLAATVAPASVEVTPRFLRVGDGYAATLVVTGYPAEVGPAWLEPLLSWPGRLDLALHIDPIPAPVAASRLRNQRARFESSRRADEQKGKLTDPYVEAAAEDAADLAERLARGAAKLFRVGLYLTVHARTEAELLEACAQVKAAAASTLIEVQPATWRHLPGWTTTLPLATDSLQMRRTMDTQALAAAFPLASADLPAPLPGDPATTGGVLYGVNPDSQGIVWWDRWSCENHNSVILARSGAGKSYFVKLDILRQLYQGVQVAVVDPEDEYLRLADAVGGTIVRLGAPGVKINPLDLPAADTRPDVLTRRGLFLHTLISVLLGQLPPPAESAALDRAILQVYRQAGITADPATHHRPAPLLRDLAATLRADDNAAAHELAARLAPWVAGSFSDLFDSPTTTRPQGHLVVWSLRNLPDELRAVGTLLALDEIWRQVDLPPQHRRSHEGSRPQGRRLVVVDEAWLLMRDGEGARFLFKMSKASRKRNAGLSVITQDVADVLGTDLGHAVVSNAATQVLLKQAPQAIDQVADAFGLTGGERRMLLSARVGHGLLISGTNRTAFESISSQAEHLLATTKPSDLADLDSDDGEEDL from the coding sequence ATGATCTCCGTCAAGCGCCGACGCGCCCCGATCGACGACAGCACCAGCCCGCCGTCCGCAGGACTCGCGGCGACGGTGGCCCCGGCCTCGGTGGAGGTGACGCCGCGGTTCCTGCGGGTCGGGGACGGCTACGCGGCCACCCTGGTGGTGACCGGGTATCCGGCCGAGGTCGGGCCGGCGTGGCTGGAGCCGCTGCTGTCCTGGCCGGGCCGGCTGGACCTGGCCCTGCACATCGACCCGATCCCCGCACCGGTGGCGGCGTCGCGGCTGCGCAACCAGCGGGCCCGGTTCGAGTCGTCCCGGCGGGCGGACGAGCAGAAGGGCAAGCTGACCGACCCGTACGTGGAGGCCGCCGCCGAGGACGCCGCGGACCTCGCCGAACGCCTGGCACGGGGTGCGGCGAAGCTGTTCCGCGTGGGCCTGTACCTGACCGTGCACGCCCGCACCGAGGCTGAACTCCTCGAGGCGTGCGCGCAGGTGAAGGCCGCCGCCGCGTCCACGCTGATCGAGGTGCAGCCCGCGACGTGGCGGCACCTGCCCGGCTGGACCACCACCCTCCCCTTGGCGACCGATTCGCTGCAGATGCGCCGCACCATGGACACCCAGGCCCTGGCCGCCGCGTTCCCCCTCGCCAGCGCGGACCTGCCGGCACCGCTGCCCGGCGACCCCGCCACCACCGGCGGCGTGCTCTACGGGGTCAACCCGGACTCCCAGGGCATCGTCTGGTGGGACCGCTGGAGCTGCGAGAACCACAACAGCGTGATCTTGGCCCGCTCCGGCGCCGGGAAGTCCTACTTCGTCAAACTCGACATCCTCCGCCAGCTCTACCAGGGGGTGCAGGTCGCCGTCGTCGACCCGGAGGACGAATACCTCCGGTTGGCCGACGCGGTCGGCGGCACCATCGTCCGACTCGGCGCACCCGGCGTGAAGATCAACCCCCTGGACCTGCCGGCCGCGGACACCCGCCCGGACGTGCTCACCCGCCGCGGCCTGTTCCTGCACACCCTCATCTCGGTGCTGCTGGGGCAGCTGCCGCCGCCGGCCGAGAGCGCCGCCCTGGACCGGGCGATCCTGCAGGTGTACCGGCAGGCGGGCATCACCGCCGACCCGGCCACCCACCACCGGCCCGCGCCGCTGCTGCGCGATCTGGCCGCGACCCTACGGGCCGACGACAACGCCGCCGCCCACGAACTGGCCGCCCGACTCGCCCCGTGGGTGGCCGGCTCGTTCTCCGACCTGTTCGACTCACCGACCACGACCCGCCCGCAGGGGCACCTCGTCGTCTGGAGCCTGCGAAACCTGCCAGACGAACTGCGCGCCGTCGGCACCCTCCTCGCCCTAGACGAGATCTGGCGGCAGGTCGACCTCCCACCCCAACACCGGCGGTCCCACGAAGGATCCCGCCCGCAAGGCCGGCGGCTGGTCGTGGTGGATGAGGCGTGGCTGCTGATGCGAGACGGTGAAGGCGCCCGGTTCCTGTTCAAGATGTCGAAGGCCAGCCGGAAGCGCAACGCCGGCCTGTCGGTCATCACCCAGGACGTCGCCGACGTGCTCGGCACCGACCTCGGCCACGCCGTCGTGTCGAACGCGGCCACGCAGGTGCTGCTCAAGCAGGCCCCGCAGGCCATCGACCAGGTCGCCGACGCGTTCGGCCTGACCGGCGGGGAGCGGCGGATGCTGCTGTCGGCCCGGGTCGGGCACGGCCTGCTGATCTCCGGTACGAACCGGACCGCGTTCGAGTCGATCTCGTCGCAGGCCGAACATCTTCTCGCGACCACGAAGCCGTCCGACTTGGCCGACCTCGACTCCGACGACGGGGAGGAGGACCTGTGA